In one window of Paucidesulfovibrio gracilis DSM 16080 DNA:
- a CDS encoding methyl-accepting chemotaxis protein, with translation MKVGTKITMSGTGLVLMVTACVLTIMLVRQSILSERITALVQEEILGEVALADKDMSNLLQTQHETLTNNLEGQLNVARRLLLRNGPPSLSEEGVDWNAVNQNTGQGTGITLPKLLLGGEWIGKTAKASDFSPVVDELTELTGVTCTIFQRMNERGDMLRVSTSVLKNNGQRAVGTYIPSTSPVVRTLLSGRTYRGRAFVVNDWYLTVYEPIKDAEGHVIGALYVGILQTGVKSLMTALTDRTVGKSGHVFILGADGQNRGNVLIHPDPSLLDENVSEHRSANGRRIYDEMIQQAVDAEGDVVTFTFEEDTGNGQTRTRIAAASLFAPWGWIVVASAPLSDYSATLDHISQELKNMQFWVLLLSGGIALLALVGSTLFARTLSRPVQAIVTQLQAMAEGDTRQDLNETLRKRKDEIGRLARSAQTLAEALRNKTDVARTIAKGRLDTDVVPASDHDELGLALRDMLTALRRLVGEIQQTASDIAASSAQVSSATQALSQGATEQAASLEQITSTLTQIGAQTQSNAEHAATANRHTGEASDNAEMGNQEMQRLLQAMAQINETSGQIGRIIKVVDEIAFQTNLLALNAAVEAARAGHHGKGFAVVAEEVRNLAGRSAEAAKETAQLIEGSVSQIQQGSKLSDSTAEQLEAISAAVLQAAEITKDISEASSQQASGIAEVNTGLSQIESVTHQNTSSAEQTAAAATELDSQVRRLRAAVSEFQLNETQQKPEQRENRPSLNALPAGKAPRAGEVFSHDDTPRIDLGDDDGYAAW, from the coding sequence ATGAAGGTCGGCACAAAAATCACCATGTCGGGAACCGGGCTTGTCCTAATGGTCACGGCCTGCGTTCTCACCATCATGTTGGTTCGACAATCCATTCTTTCTGAACGTATCACGGCGCTTGTGCAGGAAGAAATTCTAGGTGAAGTGGCCCTGGCGGATAAGGATATGAGCAACCTCCTGCAAACGCAGCATGAAACCCTGACCAACAACCTGGAAGGGCAGTTGAACGTAGCCCGCCGACTTCTTCTGCGCAACGGTCCTCCAAGCCTTTCCGAGGAAGGTGTGGATTGGAATGCCGTAAACCAAAACACGGGCCAAGGCACGGGCATCACCCTGCCCAAATTACTGCTAGGTGGCGAATGGATCGGCAAAACCGCCAAGGCGAGCGACTTTTCCCCGGTTGTGGATGAACTGACCGAACTCACCGGCGTCACCTGCACCATTTTTCAACGCATGAACGAACGTGGCGACATGCTTCGCGTTTCCACGAGCGTTTTAAAGAACAATGGCCAGCGTGCCGTGGGGACGTACATTCCATCCACAAGTCCTGTGGTCCGCACCCTGCTTTCCGGACGCACCTACCGGGGACGGGCCTTTGTGGTCAACGACTGGTACCTGACCGTGTACGAACCCATCAAGGATGCAGAAGGCCACGTCATCGGCGCACTCTATGTCGGCATCCTTCAGACCGGTGTCAAATCGCTTATGACCGCGCTCACCGATCGAACCGTGGGAAAAAGCGGGCATGTTTTCATTCTCGGGGCCGATGGGCAGAACAGAGGCAATGTTTTGATCCATCCCGACCCGTCCCTTTTGGACGAAAACGTGTCGGAACATCGCTCTGCCAACGGCCGGAGGATTTATGACGAGATGATTCAGCAGGCCGTGGACGCCGAGGGGGACGTGGTCACTTTCACGTTTGAAGAAGATACCGGCAACGGTCAGACCCGTACACGCATTGCCGCGGCCTCGCTCTTCGCCCCCTGGGGCTGGATCGTGGTTGCCTCTGCCCCGTTGTCCGACTATTCGGCCACCCTGGACCACATTTCCCAAGAACTAAAGAACATGCAATTCTGGGTTCTCCTTCTTTCCGGTGGCATCGCGCTGCTGGCGCTGGTGGGCAGCACGCTGTTCGCCCGAACCTTGAGCCGCCCGGTCCAAGCCATTGTGACACAGTTGCAGGCCATGGCCGAAGGCGACACGCGCCAGGACTTAAACGAGACATTGCGCAAGCGCAAAGATGAAATCGGCCGTTTGGCCCGCAGCGCCCAGACTTTGGCCGAGGCCTTACGAAACAAGACGGATGTGGCAAGAACCATTGCCAAAGGGCGACTCGACACGGACGTTGTTCCGGCCTCGGACCACGACGAACTGGGTCTGGCTCTTCGGGACATGCTTACGGCCCTACGGAGGCTCGTAGGGGAAATCCAGCAAACGGCTTCCGACATTGCCGCCAGTTCAGCCCAGGTTTCCTCGGCAACACAAGCACTTTCCCAGGGGGCCACGGAACAGGCCGCATCCCTGGAACAAATCACCAGCACGCTTACGCAGATCGGCGCCCAAACCCAATCCAACGCCGAACACGCGGCCACGGCCAACCGGCACACCGGGGAAGCCAGTGACAACGCGGAAATGGGCAATCAGGAGATGCAACGACTCCTGCAAGCCATGGCCCAAATAAATGAAACCAGCGGACAAATCGGCCGAATCATCAAGGTCGTGGATGAGATCGCATTTCAAACGAACCTGCTGGCGCTGAACGCGGCCGTGGAGGCTGCCCGCGCCGGTCACCATGGCAAAGGGTTTGCCGTGGTCGCGGAAGAAGTTCGCAATCTGGCCGGACGCAGCGCCGAGGCCGCCAAGGAAACCGCGCAATTGATCGAAGGCTCTGTTTCACAAATCCAGCAGGGTTCCAAACTCTCGGACAGCACGGCGGAACAGCTGGAAGCCATTTCGGCGGCGGTTCTGCAGGCGGCTGAAATAACCAAAGACATCTCCGAGGCCAGCTCACAGCAGGCCAGCGGCATCGCCGAAGTGAATACGGGGCTGTCCCAAATCGAGAGCGTGACGCATCAAAACACATCCAGTGCAGAGCAAACCGCAGCAGCGGCTACGGAACTGGATAGTCAGGTACGCCGACTGCGCGCCGCGGTTTCGGAATTCCAATTGAACGAGACACAGCAGAAACCGGAACAGAGGGAAAACAGGCCGAGTCTGAACGCCCTTCCCGCGGGGAAAGCCCCCCGTGCCGGTGAAGTCTTCAGCCATGACGACACGCCTCGGATCGACCTTGGAGACGATGACGGGTACGCGGCCTGGTAA
- the rpmI gene encoding 50S ribosomal protein L35 has protein sequence MPKMKTNRSAAKRFEKTGSGKFRRRRKNLRHILTKKNAKRKRRLGKATLVDRTNESAVRRLLPYV, from the coding sequence ATGCCTAAAATGAAGACAAACCGCAGCGCCGCAAAGCGTTTCGAAAAGACCGGGAGCGGCAAATTCCGCCGCCGCAGGAAGAACCTGCGTCACATCCTGACCAAGAAGAACGCCAAGCGGAAGCGTCGTCTCGGCAAGGCCACGTTGGTCGATCGGACCAACGAGTCCGCCGTGCGCCGACTGCTGCCCTACGTGTAG
- the rplT gene encoding 50S ribosomal protein L20, with product MRVKRGVAARRRHKKYLKMAKGYRGAGSRLYRTARERVEKALAHAYRGRKERKREFRKLWIVRINAAARQHGLSYSKFINGLKKANIDLNRKVLADMAVRDKDVFAKIAEQAKAQLK from the coding sequence ATGAGAGTGAAAAGAGGCGTGGCCGCGCGTCGCCGCCACAAGAAATATTTGAAGATGGCCAAGGGCTACCGGGGTGCCGGAAGCCGCCTGTACCGCACCGCCCGGGAGCGGGTTGAAAAAGCCCTTGCCCATGCCTACCGGGGCCGCAAAGAGCGTAAGCGCGAATTCCGCAAGCTGTGGATCGTGCGCATCAACGCCGCCGCCCGTCAGCACGGCCTTTCCTACAGCAAGTTCATCAACGGCCTGAAAAAAGCGAATATCGATCTGAACCGCAAGGTGCTGGCCGACATGGCCGTGCGCGACAAGGACGTGTTCGCCAAGATCGCCGAGCAGGCCAAAGCACAGCTGAAGTAA
- the pheS gene encoding phenylalanine--tRNA ligase subunit alpha, with protein MPQELQSFIEGLESLARDCQPRAGQARSLKELEELRIEFLGRKGRLAAGMTNLRALSNEDKPVAGKKANEVKSLLTQLLDARQVELERAQTSEGLSRFDPTLPGRKPWAGSLHPVTLVMDEICDVFTGLGFEVVSGPEVENDWHNFEALNMPPDHPARDMQDTLYISERILLRTHTSGLQVRTMGDRKPPVAAVAPGRVYRRDSDLTHTPMFHQIEGFLADKNVSMADLRGTLATFVRQLFGSDVSVRFRPSFFPFTEPSAEVDISCFNCGGKGEKDGATCRVCKGTGWVEILGCGMIDPNVFKSVGYDPEEIQGFAFGLGVERVAMLKYGIGDLRMFFENDIRFLEQFC; from the coding sequence ATGCCCCAAGAACTACAGTCCTTTATTGAAGGACTTGAGAGCCTGGCCCGCGACTGTCAACCCAGAGCGGGTCAGGCTCGTTCTTTGAAGGAACTGGAGGAACTGCGCATTGAGTTCCTCGGACGCAAAGGCCGTCTGGCCGCCGGTATGACGAACCTGCGCGCCCTTTCCAACGAAGACAAGCCCGTAGCCGGAAAAAAGGCCAACGAAGTTAAAAGTCTTCTCACGCAGTTGCTGGACGCCCGCCAGGTCGAACTGGAACGCGCCCAGACCAGCGAGGGACTTTCCCGCTTCGACCCCACCCTGCCCGGACGCAAGCCCTGGGCCGGTTCTCTTCACCCTGTTACCCTGGTCATGGATGAAATCTGCGATGTTTTCACCGGACTGGGATTCGAAGTCGTTTCCGGTCCCGAAGTGGAAAACGACTGGCACAACTTCGAAGCGCTGAACATGCCGCCGGACCATCCCGCGCGCGACATGCAGGACACACTCTACATTTCCGAGCGTATTCTGCTTCGCACCCATACCTCCGGCCTGCAGGTGCGCACCATGGGCGACCGCAAGCCCCCCGTGGCAGCCGTGGCGCCCGGTCGGGTCTACCGTCGGGATTCGGATCTCACGCATACACCCATGTTCCACCAGATTGAAGGATTTCTCGCGGACAAGAACGTAAGCATGGCGGACCTGCGCGGCACCCTGGCCACGTTTGTGCGCCAGCTGTTTGGTTCGGATGTGAGTGTGCGCTTTCGTCCCAGTTTCTTCCCTTTTACCGAGCCGAGTGCCGAAGTGGATATCTCCTGCTTCAACTGCGGCGGCAAGGGAGAAAAGGACGGCGCCACCTGCCGTGTCTGCAAAGGTACGGGCTGGGTGGAAATCCTGGGCTGCGGTATGATCGATCCCAACGTATTCAAATCCGTGGGATATGATCCCGAGGAAATTCAGGGATTCGCCTTCGGCCTCGGCGTCGAACGCGTGGCCATGCTCAAGTACGGCATCGGCGACCTGCGGATGTTCTTTGAGAACGATATCCGCTTCCTGGAGCAGTTCTGCTAA
- the pheT gene encoding phenylalanine--tRNA ligase subunit beta, with amino-acid sequence MLVSLKWLREFTPYEGGVQELGDRLTMLGLELEEIYDPFAPLADIVVGYVAECGKHPEADKLSVCKVDVGEEVLDIVCGAPNVAQGQKVAVAKVGTTLPGGLKLKKAKLRGQPSHGMILSEREMELSDDHEGILVLPDHCRPGDAFLDVFDLDRDVLDIDITPNRSDCLSHLGIARETALAFNLPLTLPELRLQEGGEPHRPYADIIIDDPELCPMYSARYLRGAKIGPSPAWLRYRLHAVGVRPISNLVDVTNYILMELGQPLHAFDWDLMRGDQVRIAPAQDGMTLTTLDGQERTLLASDLLIWDGERPVALAGVMGGLDTEISDQSGNVLLEGAVFRPGTIRKTARRLALHSEASYRFERGVDQVNTPYATARAAQLMAELSGAQVLPHVSTSEPIPWKQRHQIFRRSRLNSLIGIDFEPSFCAQVLEGMGCDVTKTEDDRWDVTSPSHRPDLEREADLFEEVVRVYGMDRVPERLPRISKTAESRITRETVYGVNRLIKNWARGVGLREAINYSFVGQADLDALGLPVEGRVQVANPLSEEQNVLRTALAPGLLNSLRNNLAQKNTRLRLFELAKIFTTDPESDTETREQGRLGILVYGSRFAEDWPWSQEDADYLDIKGIVEHLLDHFKLGEASFELVSDHSFLEPCVDVRLGDESLGVIGKVLPEVADRCHALKDVWLAELDADRLAVLLGGNQVLFENLPNLPSVCRDVTLQAPHTLSVGSILDAVEADRPKLLESVSLVAVYVPDEASDTRNLSFRMVYRHATKTLKDKEVEKVHTRLVKQLTAKLPVTV; translated from the coding sequence ATGCTTGTCAGTTTGAAATGGCTGCGTGAATTCACGCCCTATGAAGGCGGCGTCCAGGAGCTGGGCGACCGTCTGACCATGCTCGGTCTTGAGCTGGAGGAGATTTACGACCCGTTCGCGCCCCTGGCCGACATTGTTGTCGGGTATGTGGCCGAGTGCGGGAAGCATCCCGAAGCGGACAAGCTGTCCGTCTGCAAAGTGGATGTGGGCGAAGAGGTGCTGGACATCGTCTGCGGCGCGCCCAATGTGGCCCAGGGGCAAAAGGTTGCCGTCGCCAAGGTCGGCACCACACTGCCCGGCGGATTGAAGCTGAAAAAGGCCAAGCTTCGCGGGCAGCCTTCCCATGGTATGATCCTTTCCGAGCGGGAAATGGAGCTTTCCGACGACCACGAAGGCATTTTGGTTTTGCCCGACCATTGCCGCCCAGGGGATGCGTTTCTCGACGTGTTCGATCTGGACCGGGATGTGCTGGATATCGACATCACGCCCAACCGGTCGGATTGCCTGTCGCACCTGGGCATTGCCCGGGAAACCGCTCTGGCCTTCAACCTCCCCCTGACCCTGCCCGAACTTCGGCTGCAAGAAGGGGGGGAGCCGCACCGTCCGTATGCGGACATCATCATCGACGATCCCGAACTTTGCCCCATGTATTCGGCACGCTATCTGCGCGGCGCAAAGATCGGGCCTTCCCCGGCCTGGCTGCGCTACCGGCTACATGCCGTGGGAGTGCGTCCCATCAGTAACCTGGTGGATGTGACCAACTATATATTGATGGAGCTTGGTCAGCCCCTGCACGCTTTTGATTGGGATCTCATGCGTGGCGACCAGGTGCGCATTGCCCCGGCTCAGGACGGCATGACGCTGACGACCCTGGACGGACAGGAACGCACGCTGCTGGCGTCGGACCTGCTCATTTGGGACGGGGAGCGGCCCGTGGCCCTGGCCGGCGTCATGGGTGGCCTGGATACGGAAATCAGCGACCAATCCGGTAACGTGCTTCTGGAAGGCGCGGTGTTCCGTCCAGGAACCATTCGGAAAACAGCTCGCCGTCTGGCGCTGCATTCCGAGGCGTCCTACCGTTTTGAACGCGGAGTGGACCAGGTAAACACCCCGTATGCCACGGCCCGTGCCGCACAACTGATGGCCGAGCTTTCCGGGGCGCAGGTATTGCCGCATGTGTCCACGTCCGAACCGATCCCCTGGAAGCAGCGGCACCAGATTTTCCGTCGCTCCAGGCTCAATTCCCTGATCGGAATCGACTTTGAGCCTTCGTTTTGCGCTCAGGTTTTGGAAGGCATGGGCTGCGACGTAACCAAGACTGAGGATGACCGTTGGGATGTAACCAGCCCTTCACATCGCCCGGATTTGGAGCGCGAGGCGGATTTGTTTGAGGAAGTTGTCCGCGTGTACGGCATGGACCGGGTTCCGGAACGGCTTCCCCGCATCTCCAAGACGGCTGAATCCCGCATTACGCGGGAAACAGTCTATGGTGTGAATCGTTTGATCAAGAATTGGGCGCGTGGCGTGGGATTGCGCGAGGCCATCAACTACAGTTTTGTGGGGCAGGCCGATCTGGATGCGTTAGGGCTGCCCGTCGAGGGACGTGTGCAGGTGGCCAACCCGTTGTCCGAAGAGCAGAATGTGCTGCGTACGGCCCTGGCACCGGGGTTGCTCAACAGTCTGCGGAACAATCTGGCCCAAAAGAATACTCGTCTGCGGTTGTTTGAACTGGCCAAGATTTTTACCACGGATCCGGAGTCCGACACCGAGACCAGAGAGCAGGGGCGTCTCGGCATCCTGGTATACGGTTCCCGGTTTGCCGAGGACTGGCCGTGGAGCCAGGAAGATGCCGACTACCTGGATATCAAGGGAATTGTGGAACATCTTCTGGACCACTTCAAGTTGGGAGAAGCCTCCTTTGAGCTGGTTTCGGACCATTCCTTCCTGGAACCCTGTGTGGACGTTCGCTTGGGCGACGAGTCACTCGGCGTGATCGGCAAGGTGTTGCCCGAGGTGGCGGACCGCTGTCACGCCCTGAAGGACGTATGGCTCGCGGAACTGGATGCGGACCGTCTGGCGGTTCTGTTGGGCGGCAATCAGGTGCTCTTTGAAAACCTGCCGAATCTGCCGTCCGTGTGCCGCGACGTGACCTTGCAGGCACCGCATACCCTCAGTGTCGGGTCGATCCTCGATGCCGTGGAAGCGGACCGACCCAAGCTGCTGGAATCCGTTTCCCTGGTGGCGGTGTACGTTCCCGATGAGGCGAGCGATACCCGCAACCTCTCCTTCCGCATGGTCTACCGCCATGCCACAAAGACGTTGAAGGACAAGGAAGTGGAAAAAGTCCATACCCGTTTGGTCAAGCAGCTTACCGCAAAGCTGCCGGTCACGGTTTAA
- the infC gene encoding translation initiation factor IF-3, with the protein MAFRRQDRRFPRKDDGVRRNERIRIPKVRVVDEDGNQLGILPTHEALSLARERGLDLVEVAASADPPVCRIMDYGRFKYQQQKRQQEAKKKQTVIQIKEVKFRPKTDEHDYQTKLRNIVKFLEKGDRCKVTVFFRGREIVHKDRGLMVLERVIEDTKEISKVEQTPSAEGRTMTMLLSPVKK; encoded by the coding sequence ATAGCTTTTCGACGTCAGGATCGCCGATTCCCGCGTAAGGATGATGGCGTCCGCCGCAACGAGCGGATCAGGATACCCAAGGTCCGCGTGGTTGACGAGGATGGGAACCAGCTGGGCATTCTGCCCACGCATGAGGCTTTGAGTTTGGCCCGCGAACGCGGTCTTGACCTGGTGGAGGTCGCCGCGAGCGCCGATCCGCCCGTTTGCAGGATCATGGATTACGGCCGGTTCAAGTATCAGCAGCAGAAGCGGCAGCAGGAAGCGAAAAAGAAGCAGACGGTCATTCAGATCAAGGAAGTCAAGTTCCGGCCCAAGACCGATGAACACGACTACCAGACCAAGCTTCGAAACATCGTGAAATTTCTCGAGAAGGGCGACCGCTGTAAGGTGACCGTGTTCTTCCGGGGACGCGAGATCGTGCATAAGGACCGTGGACTCATGGTCCTTGAGCGGGTCATCGAGGACACAAAGGAAATCTCCAAGGTGGAGCAGACGCCGTCCGCGGAAGGGCGGACCATGACCATGCTGCTCTCCCCCGTGAAAAAGTAG
- a CDS encoding MerR family transcriptional regulator, whose protein sequence is MNDPEKTQQYRIGEAAQELGVKTSVLRFWEGEFQQLRPVRTPSGQRLYSLEHIALLRRIKSLLYDEGLTIEGARKRLDEGEGVQEPEASVHGGGPTVGNWTARDGLLQEVADELRSLLRLLDRSDMSLNADQDQSSSEK, encoded by the coding sequence ATGAACGATCCTGAAAAGACGCAACAGTATCGAATAGGTGAGGCCGCTCAGGAATTGGGCGTGAAAACCTCGGTGCTGCGCTTTTGGGAGGGGGAGTTCCAACAGTTGCGACCCGTGCGCACCCCATCCGGCCAGCGTCTGTATTCTCTGGAGCACATCGCGTTGCTGCGTCGCATCAAAAGCCTGCTGTATGACGAGGGCTTGACCATTGAAGGAGCGCGTAAACGGCTGGACGAGGGAGAAGGCGTCCAGGAACCGGAGGCTTCCGTACACGGTGGCGGACCGACCGTGGGGAATTGGACGGCTCGGGACGGGCTTTTGCAGGAAGTGGCCGATGAATTGCGAAGTCTGCTGCGCCTGCTGGATCGCTCTGACATGTCGTTGAACGCGGACCAGGACCAGTCCTCTTCCGAAAAATAA
- the thrS gene encoding threonine--tRNA ligase, which yields MQIEVNGQTVEVQAGASCGEALQQSLSKKQFKNTVVCRCGETLLDLTSPLPETCTTIEPVFAESEDGLDVVRHSTAHLMAEAVKKLFPEAKVTIGPAVENGFYYDFDFERAFTPEDLEKIEEEMNRSVGADKPFSRREMSAAEAKAFFEAQGESYKGEIIDDLGADVVSIYEHGDFTDLCRGPHVPRTGLLKAFKLLSVAGAYWRGDENNKQLQRIYGTAWATPKQLKQHLHHLEEAKKRDHRKLGTQLDLFSIHEEVGGGMILWHPKGALVRAILEDFERKEHLKRGYDFVQGPLILKRELWEKSGHYDHYRENMYFTEIDEQSYGIKPMNCLSHMLIYKSRIRSYRDLPIRYFEHGVVHRHEKSGVLHGLLRVRSFTQDDSHLLCRPDQLQDEIIGVAKFVKDVMGLFDFEFEAEVSTRPEGSIGSDEDWERATDALRSALEAMGWEYDINEGDGAFYGPKIDIIIKDALDRRWQCATIQCDFTLPERFDLVYVGEDGARHRPVMLHRVILGSIERFLGVLIEHYAGAFPVWLAPVQARVLTVTDAQNEYAEEVRAALAQKGIRVEADTRNEKLGYKVREAQLEKIPYMLVCGDKEKEAGCVNVRWRDGDDPGLLTLEDAAELILAAAREPFERGGMSYSFSTSGSPIPA from the coding sequence GTGCAGATCGAAGTGAATGGCCAGACGGTGGAAGTCCAGGCCGGCGCCTCCTGCGGGGAAGCGCTTCAGCAGAGCCTGTCCAAGAAACAGTTCAAGAATACGGTTGTCTGCCGTTGCGGCGAGACCCTGCTTGATCTTACTTCCCCCTTGCCCGAGACCTGCACTACCATCGAGCCTGTCTTCGCGGAGAGCGAGGATGGGCTGGACGTCGTCCGACACTCCACGGCCCACCTCATGGCCGAAGCCGTGAAAAAGCTGTTTCCCGAAGCCAAGGTTACCATCGGTCCTGCGGTTGAAAACGGGTTTTATTACGACTTTGATTTCGAACGTGCCTTTACGCCCGAAGATCTGGAAAAGATCGAAGAGGAAATGAACCGCTCTGTGGGCGCGGACAAACCGTTCTCCCGCCGCGAGATGAGTGCGGCGGAGGCCAAGGCCTTTTTCGAGGCCCAAGGGGAGTCCTACAAAGGCGAGATCATCGATGATTTGGGAGCGGACGTCGTTTCAATATATGAACACGGCGATTTTACGGACCTGTGCCGTGGCCCGCATGTCCCCCGGACCGGTCTGCTCAAGGCCTTTAAACTGCTTTCCGTGGCCGGTGCCTACTGGCGCGGTGACGAGAACAACAAGCAACTGCAACGCATCTACGGAACGGCCTGGGCCACGCCCAAACAGCTCAAGCAGCATCTCCATCATCTGGAAGAGGCCAAAAAGCGCGACCATCGCAAATTGGGAACCCAGCTGGACCTGTTCTCCATCCACGAGGAAGTGGGCGGCGGAATGATTCTGTGGCACCCCAAAGGTGCCCTGGTGCGTGCTATCCTTGAGGACTTCGAGCGCAAGGAACATCTCAAGCGCGGTTATGATTTCGTGCAGGGACCGTTGATCCTCAAGCGGGAGCTGTGGGAAAAGTCCGGCCATTATGACCATTACCGTGAAAATATGTACTTCACGGAAATTGACGAGCAGTCCTACGGCATTAAGCCCATGAACTGCCTGTCGCATATGCTGATTTATAAATCCCGGATTCGGAGCTACCGCGACCTGCCCATCCGTTACTTTGAGCATGGTGTGGTGCATCGGCACGAGAAATCCGGTGTGCTGCACGGGCTGCTTCGCGTGCGCTCCTTTACCCAGGACGATTCGCACCTGCTGTGCCGTCCCGACCAGTTGCAGGATGAGATCATCGGGGTGGCCAAATTCGTCAAGGACGTGATGGGACTCTTCGATTTTGAATTCGAAGCCGAAGTTTCCACCCGCCCGGAAGGGTCCATCGGTTCGGACGAAGATTGGGAGCGGGCTACCGACGCCCTGCGCAGCGCCCTGGAAGCCATGGGCTGGGAATACGATATTAATGAAGGTGACGGCGCATTTTACGGGCCGAAAATCGACATCATCATCAAAGACGCTTTGGACCGCCGTTGGCAATGTGCCACGATTCAGTGTGATTTTACCTTGCCAGAGCGTTTCGACTTGGTATATGTGGGCGAGGACGGAGCACGTCATCGTCCCGTCATGTTGCACCGGGTGATTCTCGGATCCATTGAGCGCTTTTTGGGAGTGCTCATTGAGCACTACGCCGGGGCTTTCCCCGTGTGGCTTGCTCCGGTACAGGCCCGAGTGCTCACCGTGACGGACGCCCAAAACGAGTATGCGGAAGAGGTTCGCGCTGCCCTGGCCCAAAAGGGCATCCGGGTTGAAGCGGACACCCGTAACGAAAAACTCGGGTACAAGGTACGGGAAGCTCAACTTGAGAAGATCCCGTACATGCTGGTATGCGGTGACAAGGAAAAGGAAGCCGGGTGTGTCAACGTTCGCTGGCGCGACGGAGACGATCCCGGCCTGTTGACGCTTGAGGATGCTGCGGAATTGATTTTGGCCGCGGCCCGTGAGCCGTTTGAACGAGGAGGGATGAGCTATAGCTTTTCGACGTCAGGATCGCCGATTCCCGCGTAA